TAGTTCATGCTTGCTCatgcagagctagctagacatAGCAAACTTGTTAATCATATACCTAATGTTGCAGGGCCATTAGTGTGTACAAGCTGCAATTATTCTTTAGGGTATTCCTGTGATCTCATGCATGGGCATGTGtgtacactcacacacatactATACCACAACAAGAATTATCCCACAAAACCCAGTGAAGAGTAAGATTGTAATCATGGTCTTAATTTTGTATACGGTGTACAAGagcactcacccccccccccacccacacacacacacagatgaggACATGTTGGAGCCTTCCCACCTGACGGCTGCACAGTCCAAAGAGCTAGAGATGGTGTACATCAACTGCCCACGGCCTGACCCCTCCACACTTAACAAATTGGCTCAGAATCTTGATCTACCAGAAGCACACATTAAGGTGGGTACACCATTGCACTGCTCCAGGTCTGGTAATGTTGTAGAAGCTCCTATGTTCCTAATAATCATTAAATATCAAATGTACAAATTTAATTAAATGCGTAGAATAATTGTAATTCAAGTTAGAAATGGATGCTTTTAAGAGAGCCTTGTCAAATTTCTTGGAATAGTTAGTACTGAATTATGCAATCAAACGGCCTGTAATTTCACGCTTATTAAGCCTGAGTACCATCCTGGCTATGTTATCATTGCTCCTATAATTTGTcccttcataataattattataacaaagAAGGCTAATGGTTTCCATGGCAATACCAATTAGATGGTCTGGGAGAGTTGAAGTGATCGTTAATGACAGAATGTACAACAGTCCAAACTAGGGAACTAGTTTTTACAATTCCCATCTGTCTCATACATTAGGGTAATTCTCGCCATATCCGGAAACCTGTTTTACTCTCCCCCTAATGCAGTATCAGTAAATGAAATATAGACCAAATTGTAGTGCCGCCTGTGAaatgttctataattataattatgtgtataacaGTGCATTGAAAATTGTGTTTCATTAAACGTAGATGCAGAAATATCTGCATTGTACATAAAGCcgtaattattttgttattgtaATAAATAAATTTCACCATATGCAATTATTGTTCCCTCCAGGCATGGTTCACTTATCGCCAGACCACTGGCAACAAGGCTGTGTGGGAAGCCCCACCCACCAGCCCCACTTATTCAGACAATACAGCAGACAGTCTGCAACCCGACCACTTAAAAGAAGCCCCTCCCCTTCATGCAGCAGGTGAGCCAGACCACCCCCTGTTAGGTCAAGAGCGAGTGCTTTTTGTTGCATATAATAGCAGCAACACTGTAAAACATAACTATGCACAGATCTGTCAGTAATCGTACTATTCCATTATGGAAAGCTCTCCCCAGTTATAGTTGGTATAGTGTGTCTTAATTAACTCCTCTTGTTAGTGGTTTTGACATTATTCCCCTCCCCACTGTAGGTAATGCCTTGGCTAACAATGGAACCagctctcccacacacaccatcttCATTGCCCATCCCCTCTACGCGGATGCCGGACACTACCAACTGGGCAAGTCGTGCAATGTCAGTGACAACAGAGTGAGCAGTACCTCCCCTAACTGGCCAGCAGCTCGTCCTTACCTCTCTTACCCTGCTCGTGAGTTGAAAGCAGCTAGGACACAATTTAAATTAAAGCTTGCCCACTTGTTTTATTTACGGGATTGAATTGCAACTCGTAAAGCCTCTCACATTGAATTGTTACCATAGTGACAGTGTGTACAAGACATGTCTCTCTTTGATCTATTGATAACACTCCGATATTTTCTTTACGTTTGATATTTCCTCGTCCCTCCAGCGTACCCCACTCACTCGTCATGTGACAACAGCTCGACTCTGCCCACTTGTTAAATCCGAACTCTACCCTGCAATGAATGAAGCGTGTACGAGCAGTTAGCCTaaggcattataattattgcctttTTGCACGAATATTACCCACTTATCACTTTTTTTAGTAATGTACATACTCCGCATTAATCACTTGACGTACAATTTAACTATTATGATTTGAATCTCCAATCTCTTAATAATCATGTAGGCGCAAAAATAATGTGTGATCACTTTATACCTTTATTCACTTATACTGCTACTTTTAATATTAAACAAACCGTCTAAGACACTTCGTGAAGCCTGTGATATGTCAATGCTTACTTTCTGCTTTATTTGTGCATATCTTGCAAACTGTCACTTATTATACAGTTTTAAAGTTTTGTACGCAACTTTAATATCACTTTTGTaatgatgtataattataatcgtaGTGAATTAAAATTACATTATatatcagtacacacatactttaattaaataccgtatagcgggtaagtttcgtggggtaaaaaatttgttcaacttgagaaacggtggtttttgtgagtaaaaatttcgtttagtctcgtgggtgcacggcattcctacgttccgataagccacgcctacgttaaaatttcgtggaggtcagcctgcccacgaaaataacaaatattttaccccacgaaaattacccgctatacggtaacacAAAAAGTAGATTTGCTATGGCTTAaaattacatgcactgtataagTGTAGTTCGATTAAATTCTTGTCTAAAAAATAATAGTTTTAGTTGAGATATTTTTGAACAACAGTCCTGAGTTCTTGTATGACTGCCGCTGGATCTGGACTTTTCACGATGGCACTTCCCGAGACAATCATGTTGGCAcccgcctgtgtgtgtgtgtgaagggtgagggtggtgtgagtgtgatggtgggaagggtgtgtgtgtgtgaagggtggggagggtgtgtgttgtgaAGGGGGAGACGTAGGAACGTACTCGGATATGACTAAGCATAAGTGTGAATGTGTAAAAGGGGCCGGTAATGTGTTTGTTATTTCTCTAATTACACCAATTAAACTAAAGTCTATATCAGATTACTGTGTGTGGTTAGCCAATGACTTCCAGAATCAAGAACCGCAGTCCAATCACTGGAGAAACTTAATTACTGCTACAGTTTAAAGAGCTCAAACACTGTGGTACTACAAAAGCCACACACAGGAAACCAAGCATCCCCTTTAAATTACTATTTATAAAGTTCTCACTTTAGCAGCAGTGTCAATGGTCTTTGGAGACAGTCCTCCGTCCACCTCTATATCCAACCCGGGGTACTTTTGTCTCAGCAACTCCACTTTGGGCATCATGTCCGCCATGAATGATTGACCTCCGAACCCAGGCTCCACCGTCATTACGAGCACCATGTCCACTTGATCAACATAGGGTAACACTTTCTCGACAGGTGTTCCAGGCTTGATGGCAATACccaccttgtgtgtgtgtggagggtagGGGggatattatacatgtacatgtatgtgaggTATGTACAGTGGAATCCATCTTAATGGCTACTCTTAATGAAACTTAAGGCCAAAACAGcgatattataataattattataagcatcCAGGTCCCGAACGAAACagttgtgtacaaaacaacctcatAACAAaagccacctctgtataaggGCTAAAACCTTGCTCCTCACCAATATAAAGGGGGTTTTATAGCTCTTTAGTTGTACAATAGACTAAAGATAGAACTGTGCGTGTATGCTTTCAGAACAAGTGTACCACACAACAAGCTACAATCAACCACCACACCTTCATGCCTTTGGCTCTAATTTGCTTGATCAGAGCAACAGGATCATCTGCATGGTGAAAACCAATCAATTGTGCTTTAATCAAAGTAATTCATTACATTATAAACGGGGAATGACACGCggtccttgccagaacgcaatattTTTAGATGgcaaattttctgctaatttggctcattcgcaaagctttttcaccagcaaaataatacggtatacacaaACTAATCACGTACGACCTGGGGTGCCTGGTCTTAGGATTAGGAGAGGGGTTGTTCTACTACAGTATCACGCACTATGTATGACATGCTGAGCAAAGTAATAATAAGTGTACGTGCCTGTATCCTCCAAGTGGAAGGTGTACTAGTCAGCCTCAgctaccctaaccctaaccctatccctagtactgctaatacaactcttGCCCTCGGGGTAATAACGAGTGTACGTGCCTGTAGCCTCCAAGTGGAAGGTGTACTAGTCAGCCCCAgctaccctaaccctaaccctatccctagtactgctaatacaactcttGCCCTCGGGGTAATAACGAGTGTACATGCCTGTAGCCTCTAAGTGGAAGGTGTACTGGTCAGCCCCAG
The Halichondria panicea chromosome 11, odHalPani1.1, whole genome shotgun sequence DNA segment above includes these coding regions:
- the LOC135343722 gene encoding ribulose-phosphate 3-epimerase-like, producing MSVCTCQAKIGPSILNADFACLGDESKRVMEAGADYLHLDVMDGNFVPNITFGATMVKSLRKQLPDSFFDIHMMVSAPEQWVDDMADAGADQYTFHLEATDDPVALIKQIRAKGMKVGIAIKPGTPVEKVLPYVDQVDMVLVMTVEPGFGGQSFMADMMPKVELLRQKYPGLDIEVDGGLSPKTIDTAAKAGANMIVSGSAIVKSPDPAAVIQELRTVVQKYLN